The following coding sequences lie in one Candidatus Nitrospira allomarina genomic window:
- a CDS encoding M48 family metalloprotease, whose translation MSNQHIMKKNILSRLFRPAPPVFFNQQASADLKGFLLRGLILTLVIFGVATVTHAFDLGDALKQLGQTDETATGKTQESTPQKKTGKKTPLTDLTDLVKGTSTEEEIAIGQEIAGRLLGAAPLVKDERLQRYVNHVGKWLSLQSGRTDLDWYFGVIDSDDINAFAAPGGFIFLTKGLYHQLHSEAELAGVLGHEIGHVIKQHHLTIIKQSQAIDMGRGLFSQKVGKMKNEQAKQAVNNLIGSGAEVMARGLDKDAEYQADRIGVVLATRAGYDSYGLPMVLQEIGHAGLNDSSVALLFKTHPHPDKRLAELGASMGENFDKYSDGKIVKDRFYTLDK comes from the coding sequence ATGAGCAATCAGCATATTATGAAGAAAAATATACTCTCTCGATTGTTTCGGCCTGCTCCTCCAGTGTTCTTCAATCAACAGGCTAGTGCGGACTTGAAAGGATTTCTTCTGCGTGGATTGATTCTGACATTGGTAATCTTCGGGGTGGCAACCGTCACTCATGCATTTGATTTGGGTGATGCCCTCAAACAATTAGGGCAGACGGATGAAACCGCCACCGGAAAAACACAAGAAAGTACTCCCCAAAAAAAGACGGGCAAGAAAACTCCGCTGACAGACCTGACCGATCTGGTTAAAGGGACCTCCACAGAAGAGGAAATAGCCATCGGTCAAGAGATTGCCGGACGGTTGCTTGGGGCTGCGCCGCTAGTCAAGGATGAACGCTTGCAACGGTACGTCAATCACGTTGGAAAGTGGCTCAGTCTGCAGAGTGGAAGAACCGACCTAGATTGGTATTTTGGAGTGATTGATTCCGATGATATCAATGCCTTTGCTGCGCCGGGTGGGTTCATTTTTCTGACCAAAGGTTTGTATCACCAACTTCATTCGGAAGCGGAATTGGCTGGAGTCCTGGGACATGAGATTGGTCATGTTATCAAACAGCATCATCTAACCATCATTAAACAAAGCCAGGCGATTGATATGGGAAGAGGCTTGTTTTCTCAAAAAGTCGGTAAAATGAAAAATGAACAAGCGAAGCAGGCCGTGAATAATCTTATTGGGAGTGGGGCAGAAGTGATGGCTCGCGGATTGGATAAAGATGCCGAATATCAGGCCGACAGGATTGGAGTGGTGTTGGCTACCAGGGCCGGCTATGATTCATATGGCCTGCCCATGGTGTTGCAGGAAATTGGTCATGCTGGTCTCAATGACAGTAGCGTCGCCTTGCTGTTTAAGACCCACCCTCATCCCGACAAGAGATTGGCAGAACTCGGAGCCTCCATGGGAGAGAACTTTGATAAATATTCCGACGGCAAAATCGTGAAAGACCGATTTTATACATTAGATAAATAA
- a CDS encoding SH3 domain-containing protein — protein sequence MRKWLAFLILVIVGVFPAEGKTSDPGVAVRACQLMSEPFKDARELLSLKEGDAVEILRRKGGWLEVSRKDKTGWVRMLYIRRGGSAETVSAAKEASGVLGLATGRAGSGNVVAATGVRGLDEEELKEAEFNEHELQTLKTYRTSKKQAQDFANQAGLQVQKVPFLQTTDGN from the coding sequence ATGAGGAAATGGTTAGCCTTCCTGATATTAGTCATTGTTGGAGTCTTTCCCGCAGAGGGAAAAACTTCGGACCCTGGTGTAGCCGTTCGAGCGTGCCAGCTCATGAGCGAACCCTTTAAAGATGCTCGAGAACTGCTATCGTTAAAGGAAGGCGACGCCGTGGAGATTCTGAGAAGAAAAGGTGGATGGTTGGAGGTGTCCCGTAAAGATAAAACCGGATGGGTTCGAATGCTCTATATTCGACGTGGGGGTTCTGCGGAAACTGTTTCCGCGGCGAAGGAAGCTTCAGGAGTATTGGGTTTGGCCACTGGGAGAGCTGGGAGTGGAAATGTTGTGGCCGCTACGGGAGTTCGCGGATTAGATGAAGAGGAATTAAAGGAGGCCGAATTTAATGAACATGAATTACAGACACTGAAAACCTATCGGACTTCAAAGAAACAAGCACAAGATTTTGCCAATCAGGCAGGGTTACAAGTACAAAAAGTTCCGTTCTTACAGACGACAGACGGGAATTAA
- a CDS encoding CHASE2 domain-containing protein, whose translation MKNFSVEKLIQVGYRYVTKSQGRFYLYLAIFCSVLVVLDAGSFELIRGMKLKTFDVIMKNRVLFHKADPDIVIVDIDEASLEAMAQEYGRWPWPRQVFAEFLEMLQEQRPSAVVFDILFSDPDVFNKESDSYFNDVVSNSENTFFPMMRLSPTNDELSRVTPSMIPGIEPIPGESQDEKGIALVLPSFTGIIQSGRVGTNNVYPERDGIVRQYPIYRDHYGWRVPSLPAKIGETLGWKLPNDSDVYLNWRGKFGAFRSVRFSDVFDDFLRRDKQRDSDEFTGKIVIIGSTASALFDTKPTPMEKIHPGVEILATAIGNIKNGDWITQAKNPWLFTALALGLIWITALAFLTGVKRKAIDMVFAGSQVGLMAFTFASLNLTTYYLDLTAPITAGLIYFSLARVYAYAEATIMEKYVWLNVEEGVDGWQYTVVVVVQPESLEEIPEGRFLTLLKRGLYGKKVGFTIEAFSRKPAGIEKAFQNMFLIYWVENHVKTKPWEVEKSGEQTVTLVREVVRSICENDRIGCKLGWCQGPLTYGNEKMRLEAWQHLVIKAMVNLKEQPLEITS comes from the coding sequence ATGAAGAATTTTTCTGTTGAAAAACTCATTCAGGTGGGATATCGCTATGTGACGAAATCGCAAGGCCGGTTTTATCTCTACTTGGCGATTTTTTGTAGCGTCCTCGTTGTATTGGATGCCGGCTCGTTCGAACTGATTCGCGGAATGAAACTGAAGACATTTGATGTGATTATGAAAAATCGGGTCCTGTTTCACAAGGCCGACCCCGACATTGTGATTGTGGATATTGACGAAGCCAGTTTGGAGGCCATGGCCCAAGAATATGGGCGGTGGCCCTGGCCCCGTCAGGTTTTTGCAGAATTTCTGGAAATGCTACAGGAGCAACGGCCCTCTGCCGTGGTATTTGATATTTTATTTAGTGATCCTGATGTGTTCAATAAAGAATCAGATTCGTACTTCAATGACGTCGTCAGTAATTCGGAAAATACATTTTTCCCCATGATGCGGTTGTCCCCAACGAACGATGAACTCAGCAGGGTGACCCCTTCCATGATTCCCGGCATAGAACCCATTCCTGGGGAGTCACAGGATGAGAAAGGGATTGCCCTGGTCCTCCCCTCCTTCACAGGCATTATTCAGAGTGGAAGAGTGGGGACCAATAATGTCTATCCGGAACGGGATGGCATTGTTCGTCAATACCCCATCTATCGTGATCATTATGGATGGCGTGTTCCGTCCCTGCCTGCCAAAATCGGTGAAACGCTGGGGTGGAAACTACCGAATGATTCGGATGTGTATTTAAACTGGCGAGGAAAATTCGGGGCCTTCCGATCGGTTCGCTTTAGTGACGTCTTTGACGATTTTTTGAGGAGAGATAAGCAACGGGATTCGGATGAATTCACTGGCAAAATTGTGATCATCGGGTCTACAGCCTCGGCTCTGTTCGACACCAAGCCCACTCCCATGGAGAAGATTCATCCCGGTGTGGAAATTCTGGCCACGGCGATTGGAAATATCAAAAACGGAGATTGGATTACTCAGGCCAAGAACCCATGGCTTTTTACCGCACTGGCCCTTGGACTCATCTGGATCACAGCCTTGGCGTTTTTAACCGGGGTCAAACGCAAAGCCATTGATATGGTGTTTGCCGGTTCGCAAGTGGGTTTGATGGCCTTTACTTTCGCGAGCTTGAATCTCACCACCTACTATCTTGATCTAACGGCACCCATCACCGCCGGATTGATCTATTTTTCTCTCGCGCGGGTGTATGCCTATGCCGAAGCCACGATTATGGAGAAATATGTGTGGCTGAATGTGGAAGAGGGGGTGGATGGATGGCAATATACCGTAGTGGTTGTGGTTCAACCGGAGAGCTTGGAGGAAATCCCGGAAGGGAGATTCTTGACCCTGCTGAAGCGTGGCCTGTATGGCAAAAAGGTTGGGTTTACCATAGAAGCCTTTTCACGGAAACCTGCCGGCATTGAAAAGGCCTTTCAGAATATGTTCCTCATTTATTGGGTCGAAAATCATGTGAAAACGAAGCCATGGGAAGTGGAAAAATCGGGGGAACAAACGGTAACCCTGGTTCGAGAAGTGGTTCGCAGCATCTGTGAAAATGATAGAATAGGATGTAAGCTCGGATGGTGCCAAGGTCCCTTGACCTATGGAAATGAAAAAATGAGACTGGAGGCTTGGCAACATTTAGTGATTAAAGCCATGGTCAATCTCAAGGAGCAGCCGCTTGAGATAACATCTTGA
- a CDS encoding SulP family inorganic anion transporter — protein sequence MRMIHGLHFNNLRGDIYGGVVAAVVALPLALAFGVASGAGAIAGLYGAILVGLFASVFGGTPAQCSGPTGPMTVVMAGILVQFSDNPALAFTVVIMGGGLQILFGLLGFGHYIALVPYPVISGFMSGIGCIILILQVGPLVGFEAKSEGIYANLLAIPEFLSNPFPQATILGLLTIAIMYLTPVRMSQVIPPQLLALCAGTLGAYFFFPHAPVIGNVPEGFPSFIIPDMETSVFLVMVEGAVVLALLGSIDSLLTSLVCDNMTRTQHDSNQELIGQGVGNLVAGLFGGLPGAGATMRSVANIRSGGRTPISGILMSLVLLATLLGLGPLAEQIPLAVLAGILFKVGLDIIDWRFLRHLVKAPRTDVLIMGVVLIITVLVDLISAVGVGIVLASLLFVKRMAELELANLRVISEPTQEIPFHPEEKAILERNNGRIVLIHVDGPMSFGSAKTMVRRLESLKGFNNFTHVVLDLSDVSAIDGTAALAVEDMLRMVQAHRQNLYFVGIKPGVLKVLDGLGVLDHIGPEQRYELRLDALRHADQGHNISPTDELSGAQRA from the coding sequence ATGCGCATGATTCATGGATTGCATTTCAATAATCTTCGAGGAGATATCTACGGTGGCGTGGTGGCGGCTGTGGTCGCACTACCATTAGCCCTCGCTTTTGGAGTGGCCTCAGGGGCCGGTGCAATTGCCGGACTCTATGGCGCCATCCTTGTCGGATTGTTCGCATCCGTATTCGGAGGGACCCCCGCGCAATGTTCCGGCCCCACCGGTCCCATGACGGTTGTGATGGCTGGAATTCTGGTTCAATTCTCTGACAATCCAGCCCTGGCATTTACCGTGGTGATCATGGGTGGGGGGTTACAAATTCTGTTCGGATTGCTCGGATTCGGGCATTATATTGCCCTTGTTCCCTATCCGGTGATTTCAGGGTTCATGAGCGGAATTGGATGCATTATTCTTATTTTGCAGGTTGGACCGCTTGTTGGATTCGAAGCCAAATCGGAAGGAATTTATGCCAATCTGTTAGCCATTCCGGAATTTTTATCAAATCCTTTCCCTCAAGCGACAATTCTGGGGCTCCTGACGATTGCGATCATGTATCTGACACCAGTACGAATGAGTCAAGTGATTCCACCCCAACTTCTGGCCCTATGTGCAGGCACCCTGGGAGCCTATTTCTTTTTCCCTCACGCACCAGTGATTGGAAATGTTCCGGAAGGATTTCCGTCTTTTATCATCCCTGATATGGAGACCAGTGTATTTCTTGTGATGGTAGAGGGGGCGGTGGTGTTGGCTCTCCTTGGAAGTATTGATAGTCTGCTCACCTCATTGGTGTGTGACAACATGACCCGTACCCAACATGATTCGAATCAAGAATTGATTGGTCAGGGAGTCGGCAATTTGGTGGCCGGTCTTTTTGGTGGCCTTCCGGGAGCAGGCGCGACAATGCGGTCTGTGGCCAATATTCGGAGTGGCGGCCGAACGCCCATATCGGGAATCCTCATGTCATTGGTGTTATTGGCCACATTGCTGGGGCTGGGACCGTTAGCGGAACAGATTCCTTTGGCCGTGTTAGCCGGAATTTTATTCAAAGTGGGGTTGGATATCATTGATTGGAGGTTTCTCCGACACCTGGTCAAGGCCCCACGAACCGATGTGCTGATCATGGGGGTGGTGCTGATCATTACGGTTCTTGTAGATCTAATCTCGGCTGTTGGCGTAGGAATCGTCCTGGCAAGTCTTTTATTTGTAAAGCGCATGGCCGAACTTGAATTGGCCAATTTACGAGTCATTAGTGAGCCGACACAGGAGATCCCGTTTCATCCTGAAGAAAAAGCCATTCTTGAACGCAACAACGGTCGGATTGTCCTGATTCATGTCGATGGCCCGATGAGCTTTGGTTCGGCAAAAACTATGGTGAGACGCCTGGAGTCGCTAAAAGGCTTCAACAACTTTACCCATGTCGTTCTTGATCTATCGGATGTTTCGGCCATTGACGGAACTGCCGCCCTTGCGGTTGAAGATATGCTTCGCATGGTTCAGGCACATCGCCAGAATCTATACTTTGTTGGAATTAAACCGGGAGTCCTTAAAGTCCTGGATGGATTGGGGGTTTTGGATCACATTGGACCTGAACAGCGGTACGAGCTTCGATTGGATGCGTTGCGTCATGCCGATCAAGGGCATAATATTTCACCCACAGATGAACTCTCCGGTGCGCAAAGGGCATGA
- a CDS encoding response regulator transcription factor: protein MNIRIFIVDDHAVLRSGLRLLINGQPDMEVVGESGGAASAIEAVQDLLPHVILMDLAMQGHMHMDTIGELKKCCPSGNILVLTMHTESGYVRGSLAAGALGYVVKSAADTELLTAIRTVAQGKTFVDWTVGKGVGQDLHGAPKKRLAERAPGLLGELSPREREIFGLVAQGFTNQHIAEQLGISVKSVETYRARVMEKLGLRSRADLVQFALSCGVLTSGNPL, encoded by the coding sequence ATGAACATTCGGATTTTTATCGTCGATGATCACGCAGTCCTCCGATCGGGATTGCGTCTCTTGATTAATGGACAACCGGACATGGAAGTCGTTGGTGAATCCGGAGGCGCCGCTTCCGCCATTGAGGCCGTTCAAGATTTGTTGCCTCATGTCATCTTAATGGATCTGGCCATGCAGGGTCATATGCATATGGACACAATCGGCGAACTAAAAAAATGCTGTCCTTCCGGAAATATTCTTGTTCTGACTATGCACACTGAAAGCGGCTACGTTCGCGGGTCATTAGCTGCGGGCGCTTTGGGTTATGTCGTGAAAAGTGCGGCCGACACCGAATTGTTGACAGCGATCCGTACCGTTGCCCAAGGAAAGACCTTTGTGGATTGGACTGTAGGGAAAGGGGTGGGGCAGGATCTCCACGGTGCCCCCAAGAAAAGGCTTGCGGAGAGGGCCCCTGGATTGCTGGGAGAACTCAGTCCGAGAGAGCGTGAGATTTTCGGCCTGGTCGCACAAGGGTTTACCAATCAGCACATTGCTGAACAATTGGGGATTAGTGTCAAGTCGGTTGAAACGTATCGTGCAAGGGTTATGGAAAAACTCGGTCTTCGTAGTCGTGCCGACCTTGTGCAGTTTGCTCTGAGCTGTGGTGTGCTGACGTCCGGCAATCCTCTCTAG
- a CDS encoding sensor histidine kinase, whose translation MYSSKLYNPKDFFLTLILAGGVFTFDLLLPRGFAEEMLYTGVVFFATQRLPRRMVYVVAIGCTALTIIGFALTFTSDGAPSSLSWPFRFPIINRAFCIAGIWGITLLALQRRRAMEALRTSEDRFGLVAESIKDYGIVMLDPEGNVASWNAGAAHIFGYSTGEVLGRPHGLLYAPLAIDSGEPTNFLTEARVSGSVMKEEWLVRKNGSRFWGHVGITVLRDEHDQLQGFAAVMGDLTKRKQEEDVIRALLRLSEKLNSTFVLETLLDELVTEAIQLVQAHAGFAGLASGETLTCEKYIQGRIIKLCHRSWSAGQGLPGWLLLHKTAYLTNQAQEDRQIEQDFRQAFDIHSALSIPILDAKDTLLGCIEVHNKEKASGFTHFDQQTMIGVSQVASIAIQNALAYQKLQEAEALHSHLLDKIMTAQEDERRRISRELHDEIGQSLTSLLVGLRAAEDEARSDGMGARVNDLRKITSTTLQEVQRLAKGLRPSVLDDFGLEEAIARYGAEFSSTYGIEVDVAQNWQSKDRLAPAVETALYRIVQEALTNVGKYAKATTVSILLQQNPAQIRLIVEDNGQGFDAQAIVRTAAAGAHLGLHGMRERTLLLNGSISIESSAGTGTTIYVNIPLKGEGT comes from the coding sequence ATGTATTCAAGCAAATTATACAACCCCAAAGATTTTTTCTTAACCCTTATCCTGGCTGGTGGGGTTTTCACGTTTGATCTCCTGCTCCCGCGAGGATTTGCGGAAGAAATGTTGTACACAGGGGTGGTGTTCTTTGCGACCCAACGTTTGCCACGAAGGATGGTATATGTTGTGGCCATTGGATGCACCGCTCTTACGATCATCGGTTTTGCCCTCACATTCACCTCGGATGGGGCACCTTCATCATTGAGTTGGCCATTCCGGTTTCCCATTATCAACAGAGCCTTTTGTATCGCCGGTATTTGGGGCATTACCCTGTTGGCGCTTCAACGACGGCGGGCGATGGAAGCGCTTCGAACGAGTGAGGATCGATTTGGTTTGGTCGCCGAAAGCATCAAGGATTATGGAATTGTGATGCTGGATCCGGAAGGGAACGTCGCCAGTTGGAATGCCGGTGCGGCACATATTTTCGGCTATTCCACGGGAGAGGTTCTGGGGCGGCCTCATGGCCTGTTATATGCCCCCTTAGCTATTGACTCCGGCGAACCAACCAATTTTCTGACTGAGGCTAGAGTTTCGGGGAGTGTCATGAAGGAGGAATGGTTGGTCCGCAAAAACGGGTCGAGGTTTTGGGGGCATGTGGGCATCACCGTTTTACGAGATGAACATGATCAACTCCAGGGGTTTGCCGCGGTGATGGGAGATCTCACCAAGCGAAAGCAGGAAGAAGATGTTATTCGAGCCCTGCTTCGTCTGAGTGAAAAATTGAATTCCACTTTCGTGCTGGAAACGCTCCTGGACGAATTGGTGACAGAAGCCATTCAACTGGTTCAGGCCCATGCCGGATTTGCCGGGTTGGCCTCGGGGGAAACGTTGACTTGTGAAAAATATATTCAAGGTCGGATAATAAAACTCTGTCATCGTTCCTGGTCTGCGGGGCAGGGATTACCAGGCTGGCTTCTCCTGCATAAGACGGCCTATCTCACGAATCAAGCGCAGGAGGACAGACAGATTGAGCAGGACTTTCGTCAAGCCTTTGATATTCATTCAGCCTTAAGCATTCCAATTCTCGATGCCAAGGATACGCTTTTGGGATGTATTGAAGTCCATAACAAAGAGAAGGCCAGTGGCTTTACACATTTTGATCAGCAAACCATGATTGGGGTTTCGCAGGTGGCCTCTATTGCCATTCAAAATGCCTTGGCTTACCAAAAGCTTCAAGAAGCTGAGGCGCTTCATAGCCATCTGTTGGACAAAATTATGACGGCTCAAGAAGACGAGCGGCGTCGAATCAGTCGGGAATTACATGATGAAATCGGCCAATCTCTGACTTCTCTTCTGGTTGGACTGCGTGCGGCTGAGGATGAGGCACGTTCAGATGGAATGGGAGCACGGGTGAATGATCTTCGAAAGATTACGAGTACGACCTTGCAGGAGGTTCAGCGACTGGCGAAAGGTCTGCGTCCAAGCGTACTGGATGATTTTGGACTAGAGGAAGCCATCGCCCGCTATGGGGCCGAATTTAGTTCGACCTATGGCATAGAGGTGGATGTGGCGCAAAACTGGCAAAGTAAGGATCGGCTTGCTCCCGCAGTGGAGACCGCGTTGTATCGAATTGTTCAGGAAGCGCTGACAAATGTCGGCAAATATGCCAAGGCCACTACCGTGTCAATACTCCTACAGCAAAATCCGGCACAGATTCGACTTATTGTGGAAGATAATGGTCAGGGATTTGACGCGCAGGCGATTGTTCGGACGGCTGCGGCAGGGGCGCATCTTGGCCTGCACGGGATGCGGGAGCGAACCCTGTTGCTCAATGGTTCGATTTCCATTGAATCATCTGCCGGAACGGGAACCACCATCTATGTCAACATCCCCTTAAAAGGAGAGGGGACATGA